The Candidatus Pantoea soli genome window below encodes:
- the hofQ gene encoding DNA uptake porin HofQ, producing MKRMALMLCLGLSSPLHADDDRFSLVFDDAPVGRILQAVADYRQTNLLIAPGVEGRLSLRLENVDADRALTLVARLAKLSIVQEEGVLLVYPESWQQKQIQQAEAEREAKQQQTPLVQQTVTLHYASASDVYRSLQAERTLMTPRGSVTVDSRTNGLLLRDTQDALRDTGRWLRALDVPLEQVELAAHIVTINEEHLRELGVSWGTTPADAVTDALRNPQLAIPLAVSNPAFRAGVTLGQISGELLNLELSALEQENQIEIIASPRLFTSHQQTATIKQGTEIPYEVKSGTSGATAIEFKEAVLAMEVTPVVLGNGRIQLRMRLSQNTPGRSVAMGESQVLSIDKQEMETQVTLRDGETLALGGIFQQQRTRGEKRVPWLGEVPLLGNLFRQQTDEHKKRELVIFITPRLVREAALTDG from the coding sequence ATGAAAAGGATGGCACTGATGTTGTGTCTGGGGCTGAGCTCGCCGCTGCACGCTGATGACGATCGCTTCAGCCTGGTGTTTGACGATGCGCCGGTCGGGCGTATTTTGCAGGCGGTGGCTGATTACCGGCAGACCAATCTGCTTATCGCGCCCGGTGTGGAAGGGCGGTTATCGCTGCGGCTGGAGAATGTTGACGCCGATCGCGCGCTGACGCTGGTTGCCAGACTGGCAAAACTCAGCATTGTGCAGGAAGAGGGCGTACTGCTGGTCTACCCGGAGAGCTGGCAGCAAAAGCAGATCCAGCAGGCTGAAGCGGAGCGCGAAGCAAAGCAGCAGCAAACGCCGCTTGTGCAGCAAACCGTCACGCTGCACTACGCCAGCGCCAGCGACGTCTATCGCAGCCTGCAGGCCGAGCGCACGCTGATGACGCCGCGCGGCAGCGTAACGGTGGACAGCCGCACCAACGGTCTGCTGCTGCGCGACACGCAGGACGCGCTGCGCGATACCGGACGCTGGCTGCGTGCGCTTGATGTGCCGCTGGAGCAGGTTGAGCTGGCTGCGCACATCGTGACCATCAATGAAGAGCATCTGCGGGAGCTGGGTGTCAGCTGGGGCACGACCCCAGCTGACGCCGTCACCGACGCGCTGCGCAATCCGCAGCTGGCTATTCCGCTGGCCGTCAGCAACCCGGCATTTCGCGCCGGGGTGACGCTGGGGCAGATCAGCGGAGAGCTGCTGAACCTTGAACTCAGTGCGCTGGAGCAGGAGAACCAGATTGAGATCATCGCCAGCCCGCGTCTGTTCACCTCTCATCAGCAGACCGCCACGATCAAGCAGGGCACGGAAATACCCTATGAAGTGAAATCCGGCACCAGCGGTGCCACCGCCATTGAGTTCAAAGAAGCCGTGCTGGCTATGGAAGTCACGCCGGTGGTGCTGGGGAACGGGCGCATTCAGCTGCGCATGCGGCTCAGTCAGAACACGCCGGGACGCAGTGTCGCCATGGGTGAAAGCCAGGTGCTGAGTATTGATAAGCAGGAAATGGAAACCCAGGTCACCCTGCGCGACGGGGAAACGCTGGCGCTGGGCGGTATCTTTCAGCAGCAGCGCACCCGCGGCGAAAAGCGCGTGCCGTGGCTGGGCGAGGTGCCGCTGCTGGGCAATCTGTTCCGGCAGCAGACCGATGAACACAAAAAGCGGGAGCTGGTGATCTTCATCACGCCGCGACTGGTCAGGGAAGCAGCGCTTACGGACGGATAA
- a CDS encoding HofP DNA utilization family protein: protein MHRSVLLLLLWSGWVAGRDPFQPLAASRCQAAAAPQGWHLQGIAGRPAQFVAWLISPQGQSHRLRAQTAFPEAPWQVAELTARTLRLTAAHSCPPQHITWSIKGGHNEKDGTDVVSGAELAAAR, encoded by the coding sequence ATGCATCGTAGCGTGCTGCTGTTATTGCTGTGGAGCGGATGGGTTGCCGGACGCGATCCTTTCCAGCCGCTGGCGGCCAGCCGGTGCCAGGCCGCCGCCGCGCCGCAGGGCTGGCATCTGCAGGGGATTGCTGGCCGGCCGGCACAGTTTGTCGCGTGGCTGATTTCGCCGCAGGGGCAAAGCCATCGTCTGCGTGCGCAAACGGCCTTCCCGGAAGCCCCCTGGCAGGTGGCAGAGTTAACCGCACGCACGCTCAGACTGACCGCCGCGCACAGCTGTCCACCTCAGCACATCACATGGTCAATAAAAGGAGGTCACAATGAAAAGGATGGCACTGATGTTGTGTCTGGGGCTGAGCTCGCCGCTGCACGCTGA
- a CDS encoding HofO family protein, with translation MSDALQRWLALPPWWRISTLAGIAMLILLLAWWGLLRPQQQVRQTQQRLLTEKRQQQHSYQKQLASRPSIATLRAEIDRLEQSALPARARQSLEQLVAARGHLLESWQPDSQPPQLALQLSWPEFVPLFAALAETALPVPQRFQLESRAGRLSAQLWLEADDAS, from the coding sequence ATGAGTGACGCCTTACAACGCTGGCTGGCGCTGCCGCCGTGGTGGCGTATCAGCACCCTGGCAGGCATCGCCATGCTGATTCTGCTGCTGGCATGGTGGGGGCTGTTACGGCCTCAGCAGCAGGTGCGACAAACTCAGCAACGCCTGCTGACAGAGAAACGGCAGCAACAGCACTCATACCAGAAGCAGCTTGCTTCACGGCCATCAATAGCCACTCTCCGGGCGGAGATTGACCGGCTGGAGCAGTCTGCCCTCCCTGCGCGCGCCCGCCAGTCCCTTGAACAACTGGTGGCGGCCCGCGGCCATCTGCTGGAAAGCTGGCAGCCTGACAGTCAGCCGCCGCAGCTGGCCCTGCAGCTGAGCTGGCCGGAATTTGTTCCGCTGTTTGCGGCGCTGGCTGAGACGGCACTGCCCGTGCCGCAGCGCTTTCAGCTGGAGAGCCGGGCCGGGCGGCTGAGTGCGCAGTTATGGCTGGAGGCAGACGATGCATCGTAG
- a CDS encoding PilN domain-containing protein, which translates to MLAVNLLPWRAQRWRRQQQRSLLLLSGVLASTLLTVLLWWWHGDRLRCGQADALRDLTLTLAALQQQLSQQHALQQQRNALWARWQAAQQQQRAHQHWQRFWLQLPVLMPDTLWLSRLERRQGQLLLEGVAQSVAAVSDFRQQLRRQPLFAAVRQGRVQRQANGDYRFTLSARLQEVTDE; encoded by the coding sequence ATGCTGGCGGTTAACCTGCTGCCCTGGCGTGCGCAGCGGTGGCGACGGCAGCAGCAGCGAAGCCTGCTGCTGCTGAGCGGCGTCCTGGCATCCACGCTGCTGACGGTGCTGCTGTGGTGGTGGCACGGCGATCGCCTGCGGTGCGGGCAGGCAGACGCGCTGCGCGATCTCACCCTCACGCTGGCCGCATTGCAGCAGCAGCTCTCGCAGCAGCACGCTCTGCAGCAGCAGCGTAATGCGTTGTGGGCCCGGTGGCAGGCGGCGCAGCAACAGCAGCGTGCGCACCAGCACTGGCAGCGGTTCTGGCTGCAGTTGCCCGTGCTGATGCCGGATACGCTGTGGCTCAGCCGCCTGGAGCGGCGTCAGGGGCAACTACTGCTGGAAGGTGTCGCGCAGAGCGTCGCGGCGGTCAGTGATTTTCGCCAGCAGCTGCGCCGGCAGCCGCTGTTTGCCGCGGTAAGACAGGGCAGAGTGCAGCGTCAGGCTAACGGCGATTATCGCTTCACGCTCAGCGCCCGCCTGCAGGAGGTCACAGATGAGTGA
- the pilM gene encoding type IV pilus biogenesis protein PilM has translation MAFQHWQIGLDIQNGQLCALAVERRRHGWQLRHWWQQPLPHDTLRNGVLQTSAVLQEMLTRWQRQLPKRYSLRVGLPPQLVLQRTLPLPAPALCEPALSRYVAASASRLFPVEAASLALDYRPADTPDKLSVTAARREAISQWLLPLQQAGLQPEVFELSSLALLQVALQMALRPASLLVHPLQTHWLWAMTGEATACGTSAEPLSVAHLHATFPQADTLYCTSPHPLPEADVQLLQPFSLLRYQQPPLPAQPGAFAVALGLALRPEDC, from the coding sequence ATGGCTTTTCAGCACTGGCAAATTGGCCTGGATATCCAGAACGGACAACTCTGTGCGCTGGCTGTAGAGCGCCGTCGTCATGGATGGCAGCTGCGCCACTGGTGGCAGCAACCGCTGCCGCACGATACGTTACGCAACGGCGTGTTGCAAACCAGCGCAGTGTTACAGGAGATGTTAACGCGCTGGCAGCGTCAGCTGCCGAAGCGCTACTCGCTGCGCGTCGGGCTGCCGCCTCAGCTGGTATTGCAGCGCACGCTGCCGCTGCCTGCCCCGGCCCTGTGCGAGCCGGCGCTCAGTCGCTATGTTGCCGCCTCGGCGTCCCGTCTGTTTCCGGTGGAGGCGGCGTCGCTGGCGCTGGATTACCGTCCTGCTGACACGCCGGATAAGCTTAGCGTAACCGCGGCACGGCGCGAGGCGATCAGCCAGTGGCTGCTGCCGCTGCAGCAGGCCGGGCTGCAGCCTGAGGTGTTTGAACTCAGTAGCCTGGCGCTGTTGCAGGTGGCTTTGCAGATGGCATTGCGCCCGGCTTCGCTGCTGGTTCATCCGCTGCAGACGCACTGGCTATGGGCCATGACCGGTGAGGCTACCGCGTGCGGCACATCCGCTGAGCCGTTGAGTGTTGCCCATCTGCACGCCACCTTTCCACAGGCCGATACGCTTTACTGTACTTCGCCGCACCCCTTGCCTGAAGCCGACGTACAGCTTCTTCAGCCCTTTTCACTGCTGCGTTATCAGCAGCCCCCTTTGCCGGCGCAGCCGGGCGCGTTTGCTGTCGCGCTGGGGCTGGCGCTGCGTCCGGAGGATTGCTGA